In a genomic window of Paracoccaceae bacterium:
- a CDS encoding TRAP transporter small permease, giving the protein MSNAVQTERPRVLRAVERISTMLALGAGITIALLAVLITIDIVGRDVFGVSVQGTDEIGGYVLAFVGSLGMALTLMRRGHPRIDLFFRFFPNAVRDTLNVLAQITIAGFAVFMAWQAWGELEKTLRFGAITNTPLQTPLWVPQSIWLAGMIFFALTCCLTSAHAIWLYFTDRRAVSLFYGSPSVAEEVEQYVDTKERNSHDARD; this is encoded by the coding sequence TTGAGTAACGCAGTTCAAACCGAACGGCCGCGCGTCTTGCGCGCGGTCGAACGCATCAGCACAATGCTGGCCTTGGGCGCGGGCATCACCATCGCGCTTCTGGCCGTTCTCATCACGATCGACATTGTCGGCCGTGACGTCTTTGGCGTCTCGGTGCAGGGTACCGATGAAATTGGCGGCTATGTTCTGGCCTTCGTCGGGTCGCTGGGCATGGCGCTGACCCTCATGCGGCGGGGGCATCCGAGGATCGATCTGTTTTTTCGATTTTTTCCCAATGCGGTACGAGACACACTTAATGTACTGGCGCAAATCACGATTGCCGGGTTTGCGGTTTTCATGGCCTGGCAGGCCTGGGGTGAGCTTGAAAAAACACTGCGCTTCGGTGCTATCACCAATACGCCGCTGCAGACACCGCTCTGGGTACCGCAATCGATCTGGCTGGCGGGCATGATCTTCTTTGCGCTGACCTGTTGTCTGACATCGGCTCACGCGATCTGGCTTTACTTCACGGACCGGCGTGCCGTCAGCCTTTTCTACGGATCCCCTTCGGTGGCCGAAGAGGTTGAGCAATACGTCGACACCAAAGAAAGGAACAGCCACGATGCTCGGGATTGA
- a CDS encoding tripartite tricarboxylate transporter TctB family protein, with product MAHMQSEQTDLIQSDLWIGVICTAVAVAALLAIPFQVAPSGWSQFANPRGAAFFPLWSGSLLLALSVGIVLRSLQSHAASKRSGSAVPLKVIYAGAVLGASGVAIFWLGFLVTAAALIALLCLIFGERRPLQVCLLAGLVPLAIEALFRGVLNVLLPTGFF from the coding sequence ATGGCGCATATGCAATCAGAGCAAACAGACCTGATCCAGTCTGATCTTTGGATTGGCGTGATATGTACGGCCGTCGCTGTCGCAGCATTGCTTGCGATCCCCTTTCAGGTTGCGCCCAGTGGCTGGTCTCAGTTTGCCAACCCGCGCGGCGCCGCCTTTTTCCCGCTGTGGTCGGGGTCGCTGCTGCTTGCCCTATCTGTCGGTATCGTCTTGAGATCACTGCAAAGCCACGCTGCGTCAAAGCGCTCTGGCAGCGCCGTGCCGCTCAAGGTGATATATGCGGGCGCGGTTCTCGGGGCGTCCGGCGTTGCGATCTTCTGGCTCGGATTTCTGGTCACTGCTGCGGCGTTGATTGCCCTGTTGTGCTTGATTTTCGGAGAGCGGCGGCCGCTGCAAGTGTGCCTGCTGGCGGGGTTGGTGCCGCTCGCAATTGAAGCTTTGTTCCGCGGCGTGCTGAATGTGCTCTTGCCAACGGGGTTTTTCTAG
- a CDS encoding tripartite tricarboxylate transporter permease, producing MLADLASGFSLLADPLVLLTALAGLLAGIVVGGLPGLTATMAVAVLAPFTFMMDTLIGLPFLLGVYKGAIYAGSIPAILINTPGTAAAAATAADGHAMARAGKGRQALEISLYASVIADLLATLVLIAVAAPLASVAIKVGSPEFTLLYAIALTMVAAVSGTDMLKGLIAAVLGVLVSLIGLDPMTGAQRYTFGTTFLLGGISLIPLLIGMFALSEILLRAEAGARGQTQAAIDPTHAAAKLPLSGLRHLMPTILRSTGIGTAIGSLPGLGAEISCWVSYGIARRRSKTPERFGKGAPEGVAASEAGNNAVCPAALIPMTVFGIPGDTITAVLLGAFMAQGLTPGPLMFAREAETIYAIFAFLIVSNVMLLCVGLWAIRYMQRIVLIPDALLYPAVAAFCFAGAYAVNNAAFDIMIMLAGGALGYIMRKVGMPIAPFVIGILLAPGLENSLRQSLAVSRGSLTIFVEKPPSLVLLLILAGILVLFAWRGWKGAPDPSSTTINPNSQR from the coding sequence ATGCTGGCGGATCTGGCATCAGGTTTCTCCCTTTTGGCGGATCCTCTGGTCCTGCTGACCGCGCTTGCCGGCTTGCTGGCGGGGATTGTTGTGGGTGGGCTACCCGGTTTGACGGCGACAATGGCAGTGGCGGTGCTTGCGCCATTTACCTTCATGATGGACACGCTCATCGGCCTGCCGTTTCTGCTTGGTGTCTATAAGGGGGCGATTTACGCAGGTTCGATCCCGGCGATCCTGATCAACACGCCGGGAACGGCGGCGGCGGCGGCGACGGCAGCGGATGGGCACGCGATGGCGCGTGCGGGCAAAGGCCGCCAGGCGCTGGAAATCAGCCTTTACGCGTCGGTCATTGCGGATCTGCTGGCCACCCTCGTGCTGATTGCTGTTGCCGCCCCGCTGGCCTCGGTGGCCATCAAGGTTGGCTCACCGGAATTCACGCTGCTTTATGCCATTGCGCTGACGATGGTGGCGGCGGTGTCCGGCACGGATATGCTCAAGGGTCTGATCGCCGCTGTTCTTGGTGTTTTGGTCTCGCTGATTGGTCTAGACCCGATGACGGGCGCCCAACGCTACACTTTCGGAACGACCTTCCTGCTCGGCGGTATCTCCCTTATTCCACTGCTCATTGGTATGTTCGCATTGAGCGAAATCCTGTTGCGCGCAGAGGCCGGCGCGCGCGGGCAGACACAAGCCGCCATTGATCCCACGCACGCGGCGGCAAAGCTGCCGCTGTCGGGGCTGCGCCATCTGATGCCCACCATTCTGCGATCTACGGGCATCGGCACCGCCATCGGCTCGCTTCCGGGGTTGGGGGCCGAAATTAGCTGCTGGGTCTCCTATGGCATCGCCCGGCGCAGATCAAAAACGCCCGAGCGGTTCGGCAAGGGCGCGCCCGAGGGCGTCGCAGCCTCTGAAGCGGGAAACAATGCAGTGTGCCCCGCAGCACTTATCCCAATGACGGTTTTTGGCATCCCCGGCGATACGATCACAGCAGTTCTGCTGGGTGCTTTCATGGCGCAGGGGCTGACACCGGGCCCGCTCATGTTCGCGCGCGAGGCAGAGACCATCTATGCAATCTTTGCCTTTCTCATCGTCTCGAACGTCATGCTCTTGTGCGTAGGGCTCTGGGCCATTCGCTACATGCAGCGGATCGTGCTGATTCCGGATGCGCTGCTTTATCCAGCAGTCGCCGCATTTTGTTTCGCGGGTGCATATGCGGTCAACAACGCGGCTTTCGACATCATGATCATGCTGGCCGGTGGCGCACTTGGCTACATCATGCGCAAGGTCGGCATGCCGATTGCACCGTTTGTAATTGGTATACTGCTGGCGCCCGGGCTGGAAAACTCATTGCGGCAATCGCTGGCTGTCTCCCGCGGATCGCTGACAATCTTTGTCGAAAAACCGCCGTCTCTTGTCCTTTTGCTCATTCTGGCCGGGATCCTTGTGCTTTTTGCCTGGCGCGGCTGGAAAGGCGCGCCCGATCCATCTTCCACAACCATTAACCCAAACTCCCAACGATAA
- a CDS encoding aminotransferase class III-fold pyridoxal phosphate-dependent enzyme, with the protein MSRYGRRNLDFYNNIPSVGHTHPKVVEAVPRQIATLNNNTRYLVEIVDTYLEALKSRRPDSLGNIVMTGSGSEANDLALRVAKTATGGTGVVVSEAAFHGSTALTTVVSSSALKQSTLPG; encoded by the coding sequence ATGTCCCGATATGGCCGTCGCAATCTGGATTTCTACAACAATATCCCCTCGGTTGGGCACACCCATCCCAAGGTGGTGGAGGCGGTTCCGCGCCAGATTGCGACGCTCAATAACAATACGCGCTATCTGGTCGAGATCGTTGATACCTACCTTGAAGCACTGAAGTCGCGGCGGCCGGACAGCCTCGGCAATATCGTTATGACCGGCTCCGGCAGCGAGGCGAATGATCTTGCACTCCGTGTTGCAAAGACGGCCACAGGCGGCACCGGCGTTGTAGTGTCCGAGGCTGCTTTTCATGGCTCCACTGCGCTCACCACTGTTGTCTCCTCGTCTGCGCTTAAGCAAAGCACCCTTCCCGGCTGA
- a CDS encoding TRAP transporter large permease, protein MLGIEGAALGFGLLLFLLFIGLHIASALFFVAALGAYTFFGDTMIRPFGTMMWGTLNNFLLVAIPLFVFMGEILVRGGVTERMYRALSDWTRPLPGGLLHTNIAASTVFASISGSSVATAATIGTVAFPTFRRQNYAEAWVAGSVASGATLGILIPPSINLIIYGAITNTSIGALFTAGILPGILLASAFMGMIMIACIISPAIAGRPQRMAPWSERRQRLVDLVPPIVIFILVMGSIYLGFATPTEAAGVGVMAALALTAFYRTLNWSMLREAMLSSVTTTGMTLLILVAAFYLNFILGVLGVPGQVSTFVSSFDVQPVTMILLLVVLYMVLGCFLDALAMMIATIPIILPIVTLIGYDSIWFGIFLVLMCELALITPPVGMNLYVTQSVRGRGDVSTVIVGVLPFCLCILSVVALITIFPGILI, encoded by the coding sequence ATGCTCGGGATTGAAGGGGCCGCCCTCGGCTTCGGGCTCTTACTGTTCTTGCTGTTTATCGGGCTTCATATCGCATCGGCTCTTTTCTTTGTAGCAGCCCTCGGAGCTTACACCTTTTTTGGCGACACGATGATCCGGCCTTTTGGCACGATGATGTGGGGCACACTGAACAACTTCCTTCTGGTGGCAATTCCGCTCTTCGTCTTCATGGGAGAAATCCTTGTGCGTGGAGGTGTCACCGAACGCATGTACAGGGCCCTGTCGGACTGGACCCGTCCCCTGCCGGGAGGGCTTTTGCACACCAATATTGCCGCCTCGACGGTCTTTGCGTCAATCTCGGGGTCTTCGGTCGCGACCGCTGCAACGATCGGGACAGTGGCTTTCCCGACGTTCAGGCGCCAGAACTACGCCGAAGCCTGGGTCGCAGGCAGCGTGGCCTCGGGCGCGACGCTCGGCATTTTGATCCCGCCCTCGATCAACCTCATTATCTACGGCGCAATAACCAATACCTCGATCGGGGCGCTTTTTACGGCGGGTATTTTGCCGGGCATATTGCTCGCCTCGGCTTTCATGGGCATGATCATGATTGCCTGCATCATCAGCCCGGCCATTGCAGGCCGTCCGCAACGCATGGCCCCATGGTCGGAGCGCCGTCAGAGGCTTGTGGATCTGGTCCCACCCATCGTGATCTTCATTCTGGTTATGGGGTCGATCTATCTTGGCTTTGCCACACCCACCGAAGCCGCCGGTGTTGGCGTCATGGCAGCTCTTGCGCTGACCGCTTTCTACCGAACGCTCAACTGGAGCATGCTGCGCGAGGCGATGCTGTCATCGGTCACCACCACGGGCATGACTCTGCTGATCCTGGTGGCGGCCTTTTATCTCAACTTCATTCTGGGTGTGCTTGGTGTGCCGGGGCAAGTGTCGACGTTTGTGTCGTCATTTGATGTCCAGCCCGTGACCATGATCCTTCTGCTGGTGGTTCTTTACATGGTGCTGGGGTGCTTTCTGGATGCACTGGCAATGATGATCGCAACCATCCCGATCATTTTGCCGATTGTAACGTTGATCGGCTATGATAGCATCTGGTTTGGCATTTTCCTTGTGCTGATGTGCGAACTGGCACTGATCACACCGCCTGTCGGCATGAACCTTTATGTGACGCAATCGGTGCGGGGGCGTGGTGATGTCAGTACGGTGATCGTGGGGGTCTTGCCATTTTGTCTCTGCATCCTCTCGGTTGTGGCACTGATCACGATCTTTCCCGGCATCCTGATATGA
- a CDS encoding ABC transporter permease, with the protein MNPRRQKLASTALIISVFVLWEVFCLAAGISELILPRPSRIMEAFLQFAPAIAPHAWQTLYTTLVGFFFGVLIGLSLGVLIGSSKLAYDTAYPLLVGISSIPKVAVVPIFVLWFGAGTVPAILTAMIICIFPIVVNVSTGIATVEPELEDVMRSLKASRWEILWNVGLPRSLPYFFAALKVAITLSFVGSVIAETVASNKGVGNMMLIASSQFNVPLVFSGLMVLAAMGVSLYAIFALLERRMTGWATRKELS; encoded by the coding sequence ATGAACCCGCGCAGACAAAAACTCGCCTCTACAGCGCTGATCATAAGCGTCTTTGTCCTTTGGGAAGTGTTTTGCCTTGCTGCAGGGATCTCAGAACTGATCTTGCCTCGCCCCAGCCGAATAATGGAAGCATTCCTGCAATTTGCGCCGGCAATTGCGCCGCATGCCTGGCAGACTTTGTACACAACACTGGTTGGGTTCTTCTTTGGCGTGCTGATCGGTTTGTCGCTGGGCGTGCTGATCGGGTCATCAAAGCTTGCCTACGACACGGCCTATCCGCTTTTGGTTGGCATCTCCTCGATCCCAAAGGTCGCCGTTGTGCCGATCTTTGTCCTGTGGTTCGGGGCTGGCACGGTGCCCGCAATCCTGACGGCGATGATCATCTGCATTTTTCCCATCGTCGTGAACGTCTCAACCGGCATCGCGACCGTTGAACCCGAGTTGGAAGATGTTATGCGGTCTCTCAAAGCGAGCAGATGGGAAATCCTGTGGAATGTCGGCCTGCCGCGCTCGCTCCCTTACTTCTTTGCAGCACTCAAGGTGGCAATCACGCTGAGTTTCGTTGGCTCTGTCATTGCTGAAACCGTTGCCTCCAACAAGGGGGTCGGAAACATGATGCTGATCGCCTCCTCGCAGTTCAACGTGCCCTTGGTGTTTTCCGGTCTGATGGTGCTCGCCGCGATGGGGGTCTCGCTTTATGCCATTTTCGCCCTTTTGGAACGACGCATGACGGGCTGGGCGACGCGAAAAGAACTCTCTTGA
- a CDS encoding GntR family transcriptional regulator translates to MTLSDFDATSGGTAAPLDLHSRLIAQIRDLIVRGALPSGDRVPEAHLSETLNVSRTPLREALKALSVEGLVTLRPNRGAVVTPMDIEDLKAVFETKGVIEHFIGLNASDKASDEDITHLKSIHDQLVAAEIAHARADYTELNERFHRRMAELAGNAEIVAIYERLQTKVLRARYRVNDDPRRVKASLVEHEGIMAALRIRARFDVADRLVRHNSATAEAVVSCVMSRN, encoded by the coding sequence ATGACCCTGAGCGACTTTGACGCGACATCGGGCGGCACGGCAGCCCCGCTCGACCTGCACAGCCGCCTGATCGCCCAAATCCGCGACTTGATCGTCCGGGGCGCGCTGCCGTCTGGGGACCGCGTGCCAGAAGCGCATCTGTCCGAGACACTCAATGTTTCCAGAACACCCTTGCGAGAAGCCCTGAAAGCATTGTCTGTCGAAGGGCTAGTGACGCTGCGGCCAAATCGTGGCGCTGTGGTGACACCGATGGATATTGAGGACCTGAAAGCGGTATTTGAAACCAAGGGTGTGATCGAGCATTTCATCGGACTGAATGCTTCCGACAAGGCATCGGATGAGGACATCACGCACCTCAAGAGCATTCACGACCAGCTTGTCGCTGCAGAGATCGCACACGCCCGCGCCGACTATACCGAACTAAACGAACGTTTTCATCGACGGATGGCCGAGTTGGCCGGCAACGCTGAAATCGTCGCGATCTACGAGCGGTTGCAAACCAAGGTTCTGCGCGCCAGATATCGGGTGAACGATGACCCGAGACGTGTGAAAGCCTCGCTCGTTGAACATGAAGGCATCATGGCGGCCCTGCGCATCCGCGCGCGTTTCGATGTCGCGGACCGGTTGGTGCGCCATAACTCAGCAACTGCGGAAGCTGTCGTCTCCTGCGTTATGTCCCGGAATTAA
- a CDS encoding amidohydrolase family protein: MTDLLIRNVLAKRPDAVAQDPLRVDLAIAGTKIEKIAAPGSLQPGAAEVIDGTTLFAVPGHINGHHHSHENFQKGRYSGLPLELWMNLVRPLKPIPMTPEQVYLRTLIGAIEALRTGTTTIVDDMNVSPILREDHVEAAFRAYEDIGIRAHLGITLFDKPFYRGMPFVDEHFPPDLLAELATNEATPPADVLSFAHELAKRRHHSAHRVAFIVAPSAPQRCSDDFLLQVRDLADQNGTPVIIHVQETRLQVVTGHEFYGCSMVAHLARLGFLKPGTSLIHGVWVSPDDLDLIAASGASVQHNPNSNFKLGSGLMPMREMLDRGINVSLGTDGCGSIESVDMLRVMAQTALAQSLRDTDHTRWITPQEAFRAATEGGARALGRRDIGRIEEEAKADLALYDTRSIALTPLNAPLQQLTLAETGRGLRHLVVDGRIVLRDGALTQIDEDEVLERIHAEAERLAPDIAAAEASVARLRAPYEQIYQRCCATPVPADMFPARIGGTL, from the coding sequence ATGACCGATCTGTTGATCCGCAATGTTCTGGCAAAACGACCCGACGCGGTTGCGCAAGATCCGCTGCGCGTCGATTTGGCTATTGCGGGCACCAAGATCGAAAAGATCGCAGCACCGGGCAGCCTCCAGCCTGGTGCTGCCGAAGTCATCGACGGCACCACACTCTTTGCGGTTCCGGGGCATATCAACGGGCATCATCACAGCCACGAGAATTTCCAGAAGGGCCGCTATTCCGGGTTGCCGCTTGAGCTCTGGATGAACCTTGTCAGGCCGCTGAAGCCAATTCCCATGACGCCCGAGCAAGTTTATCTACGCACGTTAATTGGCGCGATAGAAGCGCTACGGACAGGAACGACGACGATCGTTGACGATATGAACGTCAGCCCCATTTTGCGCGAAGATCACGTTGAGGCCGCGTTTCGCGCCTATGAAGATATCGGTATCCGCGCCCATCTCGGGATTACGCTCTTTGACAAGCCCTTCTACCGCGGAATGCCGTTTGTCGACGAGCATTTTCCGCCCGATCTGCTGGCCGAACTAGCGACCAATGAAGCCACACCGCCTGCCGATGTTCTGAGCTTCGCGCACGAGCTTGCGAAAAGGCGCCATCACAGCGCGCACAGGGTTGCTTTCATCGTGGCCCCGTCCGCCCCGCAGCGGTGCAGCGATGATTTCCTGTTGCAAGTGCGCGACCTCGCAGATCAGAACGGCACGCCAGTGATCATTCATGTTCAGGAAACCCGCCTTCAGGTGGTAACAGGGCACGAATTTTATGGCTGTTCCATGGTCGCGCATCTGGCACGGTTGGGGTTTCTCAAACCCGGTACGTCGCTCATCCACGGGGTCTGGGTCAGTCCGGACGACCTTGACCTGATCGCGGCATCCGGGGCAAGCGTGCAGCACAACCCCAACAGCAATTTCAAGCTTGGCAGTGGCCTCATGCCCATGCGCGAGATGCTGGACCGGGGCATCAATGTGTCGCTAGGGACTGATGGCTGTGGCTCAATCGAATCCGTCGATATGTTGCGAGTGATGGCGCAGACGGCGCTGGCGCAGTCGCTGCGGGACACGGATCATACGCGCTGGATCACACCGCAAGAGGCCTTCCGGGCAGCGACAGAGGGCGGCGCGCGGGCGTTGGGTCGCAGGGATATCGGGCGGATCGAGGAAGAGGCAAAGGCGGATTTGGCGCTCTATGACACGCGGTCAATCGCGCTGACCCCTCTGAATGCGCCGCTACAGCAACTGACCCTTGCGGAAACGGGCCGCGGTCTGCGTCATCTGGTGGTCGATGGTCGGATTGTGCTCCGGGACGGGGCGCTCACTCAGATCGACGAGGACGAAGTGCTCGAACGGATACACGCGGAAGCGGAACGGCTCGCACCGGACATCGCGGCGGCCGAAGCCTCCGTGGCGCGGTTGCGCGCTCCCTATGAACAGATTTACCAGCGCTGCTGTGCCACGCCAGTTCCGGCCGATATGTTCCCTGCACGGATCGGAGGCACCCTATGA
- a CDS encoding tripartite tricarboxylate transporter substrate binding protein: protein MRLFATVITTALVATAAPLAAQSVTFDEPIRFVTPYPPGGSHSLHAGIITTAAEPHFGQSLISVIRAGGGGAVGATEVANAPADGLTLLFGDPTINSLRPQVEDLPYGVDNFVPVARINYSPAVFVARADAPFATMEEMVAYATDNPGDLVYSSDNLNGWTYTVFELLKARTGAEMTGVEYGGGGPAIARLLGGETMAYAGDISVVGEHIESGALVPLCVTDTTRIEALPDVAACPETGYDVVFQFWRGVLAPAGTPPQVVAALSDGFESLMADEGFLRLIGRIGSSIQFADHEAFGELLTEEIAAMAEVAALVGASN, encoded by the coding sequence ATGAGACTCTTTGCAACCGTGATCACGACAGCCCTTGTGGCAACCGCAGCACCACTGGCAGCGCAGTCGGTAACATTTGATGAACCCATCCGCTTTGTCACACCTTATCCACCGGGCGGGTCCCACTCATTGCACGCAGGTATCATCACCACCGCAGCCGAGCCGCATTTCGGTCAATCGCTGATTTCTGTGATCCGCGCGGGTGGCGGTGGCGCGGTTGGCGCAACCGAAGTTGCCAATGCGCCCGCCGATGGTCTGACGCTGCTCTTTGGCGATCCGACGATCAATTCGTTGCGGCCACAGGTCGAAGATCTCCCCTACGGCGTTGACAATTTCGTGCCGGTCGCGCGCATCAACTACAGCCCGGCGGTGTTTGTGGCCCGTGCCGATGCGCCTTTCGCCACGATGGAGGAAATGGTCGCTTACGCCACTGACAATCCCGGCGATCTGGTCTATAGTTCCGACAACCTCAATGGCTGGACCTACACGGTTTTCGAGCTGCTCAAGGCGCGCACCGGCGCAGAGATGACCGGCGTGGAGTACGGTGGCGGCGGCCCCGCGATTGCGCGTCTTCTGGGGGGGGAGACAATGGCCTATGCAGGCGATATCAGCGTCGTCGGTGAGCATATCGAAAGCGGTGCGCTGGTGCCGCTCTGTGTGACGGACACAACGCGCATCGAGGCACTGCCGGATGTCGCGGCCTGTCCTGAAACGGGCTATGATGTGGTTTTTCAGTTCTGGCGCGGTGTGCTCGCACCCGCAGGGACACCGCCCCAAGTCGTTGCGGCTCTGTCTGACGGGTTCGAGTCGCTGATGGCAGACGAAGGCTTCCTGCGGCTGATCGGTCGCATCGGTTCGTCAATCCAGTTCGCCGATCACGAGGCGTTTGGTGAACTTCTGACCGAAGAGATCGCCGCGATGGCAGAAGTTGCTGCACTCGTCGGCGCTTCGAATTGA
- the dctP gene encoding TRAP transporter substrate-binding protein DctP, with protein MKTNLLLTSAMAAGLALAGASGVAAQAMQFVSQNQDQRAQHPPEMDAMTALAEAGFDVNRSEFQALGIDLADGLRLVSDGAFAMATIQVGSVAKDDPFLEGIDLIGVSTNMDDLKLAVDAYRDVFNARLAEKFGVTAVAIWPFGPQVFLCNAEITSLADLDGLKVRSFTASMSTLLENLGATPVTLSFPEVYPALQRGVATCGVTSPTSSNTGKWPEVTTNLYPLSVSGSVQAHMVNLSWLEGLSEEDRAAFQGIMADMEAALWDVAINTNGTAQACSTGGDCPEGGIYTSYDMSLVSVSAVDKDKVADISVSAILPAWAETCEASYPGCKDIWNETVGAARGLTIE; from the coding sequence ATGAAAACCAACTTACTCTTGACCTCAGCCATGGCGGCCGGTCTTGCCCTTGCGGGGGCGTCAGGCGTGGCGGCACAGGCGATGCAGTTTGTCTCACAAAATCAGGATCAGCGTGCACAACATCCGCCAGAGATGGATGCGATGACGGCGCTGGCAGAGGCTGGCTTTGACGTGAACCGCAGCGAATTTCAAGCGTTGGGGATTGATCTAGCCGACGGGCTGCGACTGGTCAGTGACGGCGCGTTCGCAATGGCAACCATCCAGGTTGGCAGCGTGGCCAAGGACGATCCGTTTCTGGAAGGCATCGACCTGATTGGCGTGTCGACCAACATGGACGACCTAAAGCTTGCCGTGGATGCCTACCGCGATGTGTTCAACGCACGTCTGGCAGAAAAATTCGGTGTGACCGCAGTGGCGATCTGGCCATTTGGCCCGCAGGTGTTTCTTTGCAACGCCGAGATCACCTCGCTCGCGGACCTCGACGGGCTGAAGGTGCGGTCTTTCACAGCATCCATGTCAACGCTCTTGGAAAACCTCGGGGCGACGCCGGTGACCCTGTCTTTCCCCGAAGTCTATCCGGCGCTGCAACGTGGTGTCGCCACCTGCGGCGTGACGTCGCCGACCTCTTCCAACACCGGTAAATGGCCGGAGGTCACGACAAACCTGTATCCCCTGTCGGTCTCGGGATCGGTTCAGGCGCATATGGTCAATCTGTCGTGGCTTGAGGGCCTGAGTGAAGAAGACCGCGCCGCCTTCCAAGGCATCATGGCCGATATGGAGGCGGCCCTGTGGGACGTGGCAATCAACACGAATGGGACAGCGCAGGCCTGCTCCACCGGCGGGGACTGCCCGGAAGGGGGCATTTATACCTCCTATGACATGTCCCTCGTGTCTGTCAGCGCAGTCGACAAGGACAAGGTCGCGGATATCTCCGTATCGGCCATCCTTCCGGCCTGGGCCGAGACCTGTGAAGCGTCCTATCCCGGCTGTAAGGACATCTGGAACGAAACCGTGGGAGCGGCACGTGGCTTGACCATTGAGTAA
- a CDS encoding aspartate/glutamate racemase family protein, with protein MTKAWANELSPAAALKIPDLRIGMLVPSSNTALEPATAALTFPVSDRVGVHFSRFEVTRIALDHQADAQFSMEPILKAARLLADAKVSVIAWNGTSASWRGFDTDDALCREIEQSTGCPATSAIVGLNSALRAFGTRRLGLVTPYTEDVEAAIIANYATIGIDIVAARRENLQDNYSFADVPPDRVAEMCREVAAQGVDAVAIVCTNMRGPLIAPQIEAEFGIPVIDSIAVTLWGTLNMLGIDYSVLAPFGQLFKVTSDDPERL; from the coding sequence ATGACGAAGGCGTGGGCCAATGAGCTGTCGCCTGCAGCGGCTTTAAAGATACCTGATCTGCGGATCGGCATGCTCGTGCCGTCCTCGAATACAGCGCTGGAACCCGCCACGGCGGCTTTGACCTTTCCTGTGTCAGATCGCGTTGGCGTGCATTTCTCCCGATTTGAAGTCACGCGGATCGCGCTTGATCATCAGGCTGACGCACAGTTCTCCATGGAACCTATTCTCAAGGCAGCCAGGTTGCTTGCCGATGCCAAGGTTTCCGTCATCGCCTGGAACGGAACATCTGCCAGCTGGCGGGGCTTTGACACGGATGATGCTCTATGCAGGGAAATCGAGCAGTCAACAGGTTGCCCGGCGACCTCTGCAATTGTGGGGCTCAATTCCGCTTTGCGGGCATTTGGCACACGCCGCCTGGGACTGGTTACGCCTTATACGGAGGATGTCGAGGCGGCGATCATCGCGAATTACGCGACAATAGGCATCGATATCGTGGCCGCTCGGCGCGAAAACCTGCAGGACAACTACAGTTTCGCCGATGTTCCGCCCGACAGGGTGGCCGAAATGTGCCGCGAGGTTGCGGCACAGGGCGTGGATGCCGTTGCGATTGTCTGCACGAACATGCGCGGGCCCTTGATTGCGCCCCAGATCGAGGCAGAATTCGGGATTCCCGTGATCGATTCCATTGCCGTGACGCTCTGGGGGACGCTCAACATGCTGGGCATCGATTACAGCGTGCTGGCCCCTTTTGGACAGCTATTCAAGGTAACGTCCGATGACCCTGAGCGACTTTGA